Proteins encoded within one genomic window of Fibrobacter sp. UWB16:
- a CDS encoding amidohydrolase: MDKKTVLKNVFFDGAKRDILIVGNLFEKVTRPLEPADYEGAEIVDCSHFAIMPAFYNGHTHASMSLLRGFADDMELGKWLNEYIWPTEAKLTDEDIAIGSRLAILEMIKSGTVFFADMYWHREQTMCVVEEMGIRAAIGVTFAEPLMSPEAWAANVDFLKNHTGESERVQLVVMPHAVYTVGEEKTAELIELAHAENYKIHTHLSETMTEIKNCMEQFGCTPVEFWKRLGGLNSNFSAAHCTHFTASDRKIFAESGATAILNPCSNMKLNSGIPQVAEMIKDGMKLGLGTDGDSSNNNLDMQEEMKTVALLAKYLGTAETLPAEDALKMATCNVAQFFGINVGRIAEGYLADCLLIDLNNERMVPCYNIYSNWVYSANSSAIDSVMCNGKFVMRGRHVDGEEEILRDARECATRLASK; this comes from the coding sequence ATGGACAAAAAGACTGTTCTAAAAAATGTTTTTTTTGATGGCGCCAAGCGCGACATCTTGATCGTCGGTAATCTCTTTGAAAAGGTGACGCGTCCGCTGGAACCCGCTGATTACGAAGGCGCTGAAATCGTTGATTGTTCACATTTCGCGATTATGCCTGCTTTCTATAACGGCCATACGCATGCATCAATGTCGCTGTTGCGCGGTTTTGCTGACGACATGGAACTCGGCAAGTGGCTCAACGAATACATTTGGCCGACAGAAGCGAAACTCACGGATGAGGATATTGCAATTGGTAGCCGCTTGGCGATTCTCGAAATGATCAAGTCGGGAACGGTTTTCTTTGCGGACATGTACTGGCATCGTGAACAGACGATGTGCGTTGTCGAAGAGATGGGAATCCGTGCGGCAATTGGCGTTACGTTTGCAGAACCGCTGATGTCGCCGGAAGCCTGGGCTGCAAATGTCGACTTTTTGAAGAATCACACGGGCGAATCGGAACGTGTGCAGCTTGTGGTGATGCCGCACGCCGTTTATACGGTGGGTGAGGAGAAAACTGCAGAACTCATTGAACTTGCTCATGCCGAGAATTACAAGATTCACACGCATTTGTCCGAAACGATGACCGAAATTAAGAATTGCATGGAACAGTTCGGCTGTACTCCTGTGGAATTTTGGAAGCGCCTTGGCGGCTTGAATTCAAATTTCTCGGCGGCGCACTGCACGCATTTCACGGCGTCTGACCGCAAGATTTTTGCGGAATCAGGTGCAACTGCCATTTTGAATCCGTGCTCCAACATGAAGCTGAACAGCGGCATTCCGCAGGTTGCCGAAATGATTAAGGACGGCATGAAGCTTGGTCTTGGCACGGATGGCGATTCGTCGAACAACAACCTCGACATGCAAGAAGAAATGAAGACGGTTGCACTCTTGGCGAAGTATCTCGGAACCGCAGAAACGCTTCCTGCCGAAGATGCTCTCAAGATGGCTACATGCAATGTTGCGCAGTTCTTTGGAATCAATGTCGGCCGCATTGCAGAAGGCTATCTCGCAGATTGCTTGCTGATTGACTTGAACAATGAACGCATGGTGCCGTGCTACAACATTTATAGCAACTGGGTCTATTCTGCAAATTCAAGTGCAATTGATTCTGTGATGTGCAATGGCAAGTTCGTGATGCGTGGCCGCCACGTCGATGGGGAGGAAGAAATCCTCCGCGATGCTCGCGAATGCGCTACCCGCCTCGCTTCTAAATAA
- a CDS encoding CvpA family protein — protein MNWIDIACAACLLVFSVIGLWRGLLSSVFKLCGWIAAIFGAYFAQDLLGDFFVRNFAFGDFAAHLICTCIGFLIPFLLFSFIGHIVGDSIKDTIVGKTNRILGLLFGIIKASLICFVFLTIMHLLPVEGNLKNVRNDAIAYSIYKSSLEAMGYSSDEVNLRKMAKEKASELTKSITDKTIDKAKDTAEEAADSAKAAVKNAADSVATKVTETAEKAKDAAIAAKDAAVKTFENGKNSSSSAAKK, from the coding sequence ATGAATTGGATAGATATAGCATGCGCAGCTTGTCTGCTTGTGTTTAGCGTTATTGGGTTATGGCGCGGACTTTTGAGCAGCGTGTTCAAGCTGTGCGGGTGGATTGCCGCTATTTTTGGCGCTTACTTTGCCCAAGACCTTTTAGGCGATTTTTTTGTACGGAATTTCGCCTTCGGTGATTTCGCCGCCCATCTCATCTGTACCTGTATCGGTTTCTTAATACCGTTCCTGCTATTTTCGTTTATTGGGCATATTGTCGGCGATTCCATCAAGGATACAATTGTCGGTAAAACAAACCGTATTTTAGGGTTGTTGTTCGGCATTATCAAAGCATCGCTAATTTGTTTTGTATTTCTCACCATTATGCATTTGCTCCCTGTCGAAGGGAACCTCAAGAACGTGAGAAATGATGCCATTGCCTATAGCATTTACAAATCTTCCCTTGAAGCCATGGGCTATTCCTCGGACGAAGTCAATCTCCGCAAGATGGCTAAGGAAAAAGCAAGCGAACTCACCAAATCGATTACAGATAAAACAATCGACAAGGCTAAAGACACCGCAGAAGAAGCTGCCGACAGCGCTAAGGCTGCCGTCAAGAACGCCGCAGACAGTGTAGCGACCAAAGTCACCGAGACTGCCGAGAAGGCTAAAGACGCCGCCATCGCCGCCAAGGACGCTGCCGTAAAGACGTTTGAAAACGGAAAGAATTCGTCTTCAAGCGCCGCTAAAAAATAA
- a CDS encoding serine/threonine-protein kinase, whose translation MEEVKATQSRKKVKDQLPSKIGGYKPIQALNSGAMGSLWLCRDPSLDRLVVAKRLNTNLNQQDIYIKRFLQEGSILAHLNHPSIIQPYALWKDSDGNYTMSMEYVQGSSLKDLLLRNKRPPVWVVETILYELLNALSHAHRNGVTHRDLKPANMMIDKDGRVRLLDFGIAHTDTPLEIGKELTQTGCIIGTAAYMSPEQIMGQKVNYASDLFSVGIIASEMLIGENLFRGKDFEETRENILKMKFKLEVFPNDVPKPLRKFVLKLLNKRASKRPSSACDAANELADLMREYPRDMTPYIAEWADTVNEDQPIDSVISPKPQKTTFKYGIGFILGVIVAAIAFIGVQLAI comes from the coding sequence ATGGAAGAGGTCAAGGCAACACAGTCTAGGAAAAAAGTTAAAGATCAGCTTCCGTCAAAAATCGGCGGATACAAACCTATACAAGCTCTCAATAGCGGAGCCATGGGTAGTCTGTGGCTTTGTAGAGACCCGTCTCTCGACAGGCTCGTTGTTGCCAAGAGGCTCAATACAAACTTGAACCAGCAGGACATCTACATCAAGAGATTCCTGCAAGAAGGGAGCATCCTCGCCCACCTGAACCATCCAAGCATCATCCAGCCGTATGCCCTCTGGAAAGACAGCGACGGCAACTACACGATGTCGATGGAATACGTACAAGGTTCAAGTCTCAAGGACTTGCTTCTGAGAAACAAGCGACCGCCAGTCTGGGTTGTCGAGACCATTTTGTACGAACTTTTGAATGCACTCAGCCACGCCCACAGAAACGGCGTGACCCACCGTGACTTGAAGCCCGCCAACATGATGATCGACAAAGACGGACGCGTTCGCCTACTGGACTTCGGCATTGCCCACACGGATACCCCGCTCGAAATTGGCAAGGAACTCACGCAGACCGGTTGCATCATCGGCACCGCCGCCTACATGAGCCCCGAACAGATCATGGGACAAAAGGTCAATTACGCAAGCGACCTTTTTAGCGTAGGCATCATCGCAAGCGAAATGCTCATTGGCGAGAATCTTTTCCGAGGCAAGGACTTCGAAGAAACACGCGAAAACATCCTCAAGATGAAGTTCAAATTGGAAGTTTTTCCAAACGATGTTCCGAAGCCGCTCCGCAAGTTCGTGTTGAAATTGCTCAACAAGCGTGCCAGCAAGCGCCCCTCTTCGGCCTGCGATGCAGCCAATGAGCTAGCCGACCTCATGAGAGAATACCCGCGCGACATGACACCCTACATCGCCGAATGGGCAGATACGGTAAACGAAGACCAACCGATCGATTCCGTGATATCTCCGAAGCCGCAAAAAACTACATTTAAGTACGGAATAGGATTTATACTAGGAGTGATAGTTGCCGCCATCGCATTTATCGGTGTGCAGTTGGCTATCTAG
- the nadB gene encoding L-aspartate oxidase, which translates to MYDILVLGAGISGLSAALHAAEKGFHVVILTKGAKPDGSSNYAQGGICSVTEKTDKFEFHVADTLEAGAGLCKKDSVKILVKNGPTTIKQLVKWGVQFTPSPEDKSQFDLHLEGGHSHHRILHAADLTGKEIMRALLCELHKQKNIDYLENCYIKDLICEGEGKNKRCIGAKIIHQKSGEVESIYAKATILSTGGAGRIWQYTVCPPDSCGDGMAIAARAGAALQDIEFMQFHPTSLYAPKFKKPFLISEAVRGFGGILKNDKGEEFMNQVHPLHSLAPRDIVARAIHSEMQRLGKDHMFIDLSGRTPKDIKSHFPHIYSKCMDAGIDITKEWIPVVPAAHYMCGGVLVDTWSRTEIKGLYACGEVAATGVHGANRLASNSLLESVVFAIRAVDDIEKSGITKDKFTAPKSKKETVSFAKAAYWRKRKKMLQDMMWTHCGIVRTVAGLNQGLKVIESLEADVAAAIKNKETENLHFLEFLNALQVSKMILIAALRRKESRGLHYILDYPNQDPKTKHQSIYLSDKK; encoded by the coding sequence ATGTACGATATTTTGGTTCTGGGTGCCGGCATTTCTGGATTGAGCGCCGCCCTCCACGCGGCAGAAAAAGGGTTCCACGTTGTCATTTTAACCAAAGGTGCAAAGCCGGACGGCTCATCGAACTACGCTCAAGGCGGTATCTGCTCTGTCACCGAAAAAACAGACAAATTTGAATTCCATGTGGCAGACACCCTCGAAGCAGGTGCAGGTCTTTGCAAAAAGGACTCCGTGAAAATTCTCGTGAAGAACGGTCCCACGACCATCAAGCAGCTCGTCAAGTGGGGCGTCCAGTTCACACCGTCGCCCGAAGACAAGTCGCAGTTCGACCTTCACCTCGAAGGCGGACACAGCCACCACCGCATTTTGCACGCCGCAGACCTCACCGGTAAAGAGATCATGCGCGCCCTCCTCTGCGAACTCCACAAGCAAAAGAACATCGATTACCTTGAAAACTGCTACATCAAGGACTTGATTTGCGAAGGCGAAGGCAAGAACAAGCGCTGCATCGGCGCAAAGATTATTCACCAGAAGTCCGGTGAAGTCGAAAGCATCTACGCCAAGGCCACCATCCTTTCGACAGGTGGTGCAGGCCGCATTTGGCAGTACACCGTCTGCCCGCCCGATAGCTGTGGCGACGGCATGGCGATTGCAGCCCGCGCAGGTGCCGCCCTCCAGGACATCGAGTTCATGCAGTTCCACCCCACTAGCTTGTACGCACCGAAGTTCAAGAAGCCGTTCCTCATCTCCGAAGCTGTGCGCGGTTTCGGCGGCATTCTCAAGAACGACAAGGGCGAAGAATTCATGAACCAGGTGCACCCGCTGCACTCCCTCGCCCCGCGTGATATTGTCGCTCGCGCTATCCACAGCGAAATGCAGCGTCTTGGCAAGGACCACATGTTCATTGACCTTTCTGGCCGTACCCCGAAGGACATCAAGAGCCACTTCCCGCACATTTATTCTAAGTGCATGGATGCAGGCATTGACATTACGAAGGAATGGATTCCGGTCGTTCCGGCAGCCCACTACATGTGTGGCGGTGTTCTCGTTGACACCTGGTCCCGTACCGAAATCAAGGGACTCTACGCCTGCGGCGAAGTTGCAGCAACGGGCGTTCACGGAGCAAACCGTCTTGCCTCGAACTCGCTTTTGGAAAGCGTAGTGTTTGCCATCCGCGCTGTCGATGATATCGAAAAGAGCGGCATCACTAAGGATAAATTCACCGCACCCAAGTCCAAGAAAGAGACCGTCAGTTTTGCAAAGGCGGCCTACTGGCGCAAGCGCAAGAAGATGCTCCAGGACATGATGTGGACGCACTGCGGTATTGTCCGTACCGTAGCAGGCCTCAACCAAGGTCTCAAGGTTATCGAAAGCCTCGAAGCCGACGTTGCAGCCGCTATCAAGAACAAAGAAACTGAAAACTTGCACTTCCTGGAATTCCTGAACGCCCTTCAGGTTTCCAAGATGATCCTCATTGCCGCCCTCCGTCGCAAGGAATCTCGCGGGCTTCACTACATCCTCGATTACCCCAATCAGGACCCGAAGACGAAGCACCAGAGCATTTACCTGAGCGACAAGAAATAA
- a CDS encoding peptidylprolyl isomerase, whose product MLTWINEKAKWVIVIFAAGIAIGLLAMDRVPDQGRSYPIGVVNDTKISYTDFDSRVKMIVQNQYQNQHLDDEQYSQLRAQVFSSFVRQALFAEQYEKAELSASVAELKNEFKRNSDAVRARLVQEAQARLYAIQQQATSQEDLIQRSQAYLSSLPKFLTDTTFNKADYDAWIETPAAYRWSAMLMLEDEMKNNTIPARQLQTLVGASVHPTSLEAKWNVERRMTDYELQVAVAPNSAFVVDSNSVDSVMVAGYFNAHIDSFFVQKDAAQFQYVSLPVEATAADDASIREYAMTLYYQLTDSSSTTTFEDMARVSSEDPGSAEKGGILSDDFVGRGTYVKPFEEAAFALDSGKISEPIRSQFGYHIIKSYGNVKNDKGEVEKVKVGHILLTVTASSNTIDSLEKILTNIKKDVDAGSDLLTEAQARGLEVKTSEWVSRDGNIGAFGYLKGLASFAWPNENLPKEESEISGVLRNNKWVVIAKKIGAYKAGERSLPLYYNDIKATLLKQKAGKAAETYLNSVAAQVKAWNPADTAAKIEKVELESKNASVDGFVPGFGYGSAQTAKVVGKATAGEWTAPVVADNGAVMVKVISKKTPKLEEVEEAIKQDVDNSYRFGVMTAFNDYVSTLEASTPVQSNLDLFYRD is encoded by the coding sequence ATGTTAACGTGGATTAATGAAAAAGCCAAGTGGGTAATTGTGATCTTTGCCGCCGGTATCGCCATCGGTCTTCTCGCCATGGACCGTGTTCCGGATCAGGGACGTAGCTATCCTATCGGCGTTGTCAACGATACCAAGATTTCCTATACGGATTTTGATTCTCGCGTGAAGATGATCGTGCAGAACCAGTATCAGAACCAGCACTTGGACGATGAACAGTACTCTCAGCTCCGCGCTCAGGTGTTCTCTAGCTTCGTTCGCCAGGCTCTTTTTGCCGAACAGTACGAAAAGGCCGAACTGAGTGCCTCGGTCGCCGAACTCAAGAACGAATTCAAGCGTAATTCCGACGCCGTTCGTGCACGCTTGGTCCAGGAAGCTCAGGCTCGCCTCTATGCTATTCAGCAGCAGGCTACTTCTCAGGAAGACTTGATCCAGCGTTCTCAGGCTTACCTCAGCTCTTTGCCGAAGTTCCTCACGGACACGACTTTCAACAAGGCTGATTACGATGCTTGGATTGAAACTCCGGCTGCATACCGCTGGAGCGCCATGCTCATGCTCGAAGACGAAATGAAGAACAACACCATCCCGGCTCGTCAACTTCAGACCTTGGTCGGTGCTTCTGTCCATCCGACATCTCTCGAAGCCAAGTGGAATGTTGAACGTCGCATGACGGACTACGAACTGCAGGTGGCGGTTGCACCGAATTCTGCATTTGTTGTGGATAGCAACTCTGTGGATAGCGTGATGGTCGCTGGCTATTTCAACGCTCATATTGATAGTTTCTTTGTCCAGAAGGATGCTGCTCAATTCCAGTATGTTTCCCTCCCGGTCGAAGCAACGGCTGCTGATGACGCTAGCATCCGTGAATATGCAATGACGCTTTACTACCAGCTTACGGATTCCTCTTCTACGACAACGTTCGAAGACATGGCTCGTGTTTCTTCTGAAGATCCGGGCAGCGCCGAAAAGGGTGGCATCTTGAGCGATGATTTTGTTGGTCGTGGCACTTACGTGAAGCCGTTCGAAGAAGCTGCTTTCGCTCTTGACTCTGGCAAGATTTCTGAACCGATCCGTTCTCAGTTCGGTTACCACATCATCAAGTCTTACGGTAATGTGAAGAATGACAAGGGTGAAGTTGAAAAGGTCAAGGTTGGCCATATCCTCCTCACTGTCACTGCTTCTTCTAATACTATTGATAGCCTCGAAAAGATCCTCACCAACATCAAGAAGGATGTCGATGCTGGTTCTGACTTGCTCACCGAAGCTCAGGCTCGCGGTCTTGAAGTCAAGACTTCTGAATGGGTTTCTCGTGATGGCAACATCGGTGCATTTGGCTACCTCAAGGGGCTTGCTTCTTTCGCATGGCCGAACGAAAACCTCCCGAAGGAAGAAAGCGAAATTTCTGGCGTGCTCAGAAACAACAAGTGGGTTGTCATTGCTAAGAAGATCGGTGCTTACAAGGCTGGTGAACGTAGCCTTCCGCTTTACTACAATGATATCAAGGCAACGCTCCTCAAGCAGAAGGCTGGCAAGGCTGCCGAAACCTACTTGAACTCTGTTGCAGCTCAGGTGAAGGCTTGGAACCCGGCTGATACGGCTGCCAAGATTGAAAAGGTCGAACTTGAATCCAAGAACGCTTCTGTCGACGGCTTTGTTCCGGGCTTCGGCTACGGCAGCGCCCAGACTGCAAAGGTTGTTGGCAAGGCTACGGCTGGCGAATGGACTGCTCCGGTTGTCGCTGATAACGGCGCCGTGATGGTCAAGGTCATTTCCAAGAAGACTCCGAAGCTCGAAGAAGTCGAAGAAGCCATCAAGCAGGATGTAGACAACTCCTATCGCTTTGGTGTGATGACAGCTTTCAACGACTACGTTTCGACTCTCGAAGCTTCTACGCCGGTTCAGAGCAACCTCGATCTCTTCTACAGAGACTAA
- a CDS encoding OmpA family protein, which produces MRMISRIAFSAIVAVSFASAGKLAPNKTHAVLNVTYTNEENVPHAKKKLTFVGQNKGKKVVITTDVYGEASFHIPREDSYTILCESLTGPFECGETPYVSRTASTGGISVVFDDTRSELTGVTFKAGSAELVPSSLKTLNAAIAGLKRNPKAKIEVEGHTSSDGSAELNQQLSEDRANSVRNYMIEQGIDADRVTAVGYGPSRPKGDNSTEAGRRANRRIELKVLNADEVNF; this is translated from the coding sequence ATGAGAATGATTTCCCGTATTGCATTTTCGGCAATAGTGGCCGTTTCTTTTGCATCTGCAGGCAAACTTGCACCGAACAAGACGCACGCCGTGCTGAACGTGACTTACACGAACGAAGAAAACGTTCCGCATGCTAAGAAAAAGCTCACGTTTGTGGGGCAGAACAAGGGAAAAAAGGTGGTCATCACGACGGACGTGTATGGCGAAGCTAGCTTCCATATCCCGCGTGAAGATTCCTACACGATTCTCTGCGAAAGCTTGACGGGACCGTTCGAATGTGGCGAAACTCCGTATGTTTCCCGCACGGCAAGCACGGGTGGAATTTCGGTTGTTTTTGACGATACGCGTTCCGAACTTACGGGCGTGACGTTTAAGGCGGGCAGTGCAGAACTTGTGCCGAGCTCCTTGAAGACTCTCAATGCCGCGATTGCAGGGCTCAAGCGCAATCCGAAGGCCAAGATTGAAGTGGAAGGCCATACAAGTAGCGATGGTTCCGCTGAACTCAACCAGCAGCTTTCCGAAGACCGCGCAAACAGTGTCCGCAATTACATGATTGAACAGGGCATTGACGCTGACCGCGTGACTGCTGTGGGTTATGGTCCGAGCCGCCCGAAGGGTGACAACTCGACGGAAGCGGGTCGCCGCGCTAACCGTCGCATTGAGCTTAAAGTGCTCAACGCCGATGAAGTGAATTTCTAA
- a CDS encoding S1 RNA-binding domain-containing protein yields MELGRINRARVESITPQGYYLELETGGSVLLPGNRNKFTLVEGEIIDVFVYTDSEDRPIATLDKPLAQVGEFAVLTVKEVNRVGAFLDWGLNKDLFLPFKQQLGELQKGDRCVVFVLEDEKSGRIIATEKIKSFIDPDTNDLHIGQRVELAAYEVTPDYVDCLVDYRYTGRLMMRPGMERIYIGDTMPGFIQRFTSDGKITLNLTPIGYKGVMKSESPNAVMQKLEAAGGFLPYGDHTDPETIRREFGMSKKTFKKIIGTLFREEKIVITEDGIRAV; encoded by the coding sequence ATGGAACTTGGAAGAATTAACCGCGCACGCGTCGAATCTATCACGCCACAGGGTTATTACCTGGAACTCGAAACTGGCGGAAGCGTGCTCCTCCCCGGCAACCGCAACAAATTCACGCTTGTCGAAGGCGAAATCATTGACGTGTTCGTTTACACGGATTCCGAAGACCGCCCGATTGCAACGCTTGACAAGCCGCTCGCCCAGGTAGGCGAATTTGCAGTACTCACCGTCAAGGAAGTCAACCGCGTTGGCGCATTCTTGGATTGGGGTCTCAACAAGGACTTGTTCCTCCCCTTCAAGCAGCAACTTGGCGAATTGCAGAAAGGCGACCGTTGCGTAGTCTTTGTACTCGAAGACGAAAAGAGCGGACGCATCATCGCCACCGAAAAAATCAAGAGCTTTATCGATCCGGACACGAACGACTTGCATATCGGCCAGCGCGTAGAACTCGCCGCTTACGAAGTCACGCCCGACTACGTCGATTGCCTCGTGGATTACCGCTACACGGGCCGCCTCATGATGAGACCCGGTATGGAACGCATCTACATCGGTGATACGATGCCCGGATTCATCCAGCGTTTCACGAGCGACGGAAAGATTACGCTCAACTTGACACCGATCGGTTACAAGGGAGTGATGAAGAGCGAAAGCCCCAATGCGGTCATGCAAAAGCTCGAAGCTGCGGGCGGATTCCTCCCCTACGGCGACCACACCGACCCGGAAACTATCCGTCGTGAATTCGGGATGTCCAAGAAGACGTTCAAGAAGATTATCGGGACGCTTTTCCGCGAAGAAAAAATCGTGATTACCGAAGACGGAATTCGCGCAGTTTAA
- a CDS encoding DUF5662 family protein, whose protein sequence is MFHPIRHFITITKHRNEVIRLCFKAGIGLQGLFHDLSKYSPTEFIPGAKYYTGKESPNNGERRDTGYSLAWMHHKGRNKHHFEFWYDYDMKTKKIVPMDMPDRYIKEMFCDRVAASKTYNKKTYTQEAPLQYLTKSTAHEKMTETTYKKLLFLLKKLATDGEKETLRFMRHCKELPTE, encoded by the coding sequence ATGTTCCACCCGATCCGGCACTTCATTACGATTACCAAGCACAGGAACGAAGTGATTCGCCTTTGCTTCAAGGCCGGTATCGGGTTACAGGGACTATTCCACGATTTGTCGAAGTACAGCCCTACCGAATTTATTCCTGGAGCCAAGTATTACACGGGCAAGGAATCGCCAAACAACGGCGAACGCCGCGACACGGGCTACAGTCTTGCATGGATGCACCACAAGGGGCGCAACAAGCACCATTTTGAATTTTGGTACGATTACGACATGAAAACAAAGAAAATCGTGCCGATGGACATGCCGGACCGCTACATCAAGGAAATGTTCTGCGACCGCGTGGCCGCCTCCAAGACGTACAACAAGAAAACCTACACGCAAGAAGCTCCGCTCCAGTATTTAACGAAAAGCACTGCGCACGAGAAGATGACGGAAACAACTTACAAGAAGTTGCTGTTCTTGCTCAAGAAGCTTGCGACGGATGGCGAAAAAGAAACGCTTAGGTTTATGCGGCATTGCAAGGAACTGCCGACGGAGTAA